The proteins below come from a single Actinomycetota bacterium genomic window:
- a CDS encoding permease, with translation MADGRDVSRVVPEGNAGPRAKRGNPPGGSGGPGRPAEDRIPWRKRVRWDLVLLAASVAGFACLSLLYRDKGSRALRVSWEYFQELVFILPAVMILMGLFAVWVRQEVVVKYMGRESGLGGLLLSIFLGTLPTGPLYVAFPLAAMLLKKGARVANVMVFLSAWACIKLPLELMELQFLGWKFTFLRLVLTVALVIPMGLAAEALYRSGGEAKTEALPTSAEGVEGGEADQD, from the coding sequence ATGGCTGACGGAAGGGACGTGAGCCGGGTCGTCCCGGAAGGAAACGCGGGACCGCGAGCGAAGCGGGGCAATCCGCCCGGAGGGTCGGGCGGTCCGGGGAGGCCGGCGGAGGACAGGATACCTTGGAGGAAGAGGGTGAGATGGGACCTGGTCCTCCTGGCGGCGTCGGTCGCCGGCTTCGCCTGCCTCTCTCTGCTTTACCGGGACAAGGGGTCCAGGGCCCTGCGGGTCTCGTGGGAGTATTTCCAGGAACTGGTTTTTATCCTCCCGGCGGTCATGATCCTGATGGGTCTTTTCGCGGTTTGGGTCAGGCAGGAGGTGGTGGTGAAATACATGGGCCGGGAGTCGGGGCTGGGCGGGCTCCTGCTTTCCATCTTCCTGGGCACCCTGCCTACGGGACCGCTCTACGTGGCCTTCCCCCTGGCGGCCATGCTTCTCAAGAAGGGGGCCCGGGTGGCCAACGTGATGGTCTTTCTTTCCGCATGGGCATGCATAAAGCTACCCCTGGAGCTCATGGAGCTCCAGTTCCTGGGGTGGAAGTTCACATTCCTGCGCCTGGTCCTCACCGTGGCTTTGGTCATCCCAATGGGGCTGGCGGCGGAGGCCCTTTACCGCTCCGGAGGGGAGGCAAAAACGGAAGCCCTTCCGACCTCGGCCGAGGGGGTCGAGGGTGGAGAAGCGGATCAAGATTGA
- a CDS encoding DUF1667 domain-containing protein, protein MRKKHYYTCINCPLSCSLELVEEDGEILEVTGQECEAGRRYAEEEFRDPRRMVTTTVRVRNGILPLLPVVSTAPIPKSLVREAVRALADVEVEAPVRDGQVIYRDILGTGADMVASRRLDRLD, encoded by the coding sequence ATGAGGAAAAAGCACTACTACACCTGCATCAACTGCCCGCTCAGCTGTTCCCTGGAGCTGGTGGAGGAGGACGGGGAGATACTCGAGGTCACCGGCCAGGAGTGCGAGGCGGGGCGGCGCTACGCCGAGGAGGAGTTCCGGGATCCCCGCCGCATGGTGACCACCACGGTCAGGGTGCGAAACGGGATACTCCCACTGCTTCCGGTGGTCTCCACCGCGCCCATCCCCAAGTCCCTGGTCCGGGAAGCCGTGAGGGCCCTTGCGGATGTCGAGGTGGAGGCGCCGGTGCGAGATGGCCAGGTGATCTATAGGGACATCCTGGGCACCGGCGCAGACATGGTGGCCTCACGCCGCCTGGACCGCCTCGACTGA
- a CDS encoding ROK family protein, with protein sequence MAVLGVDLGGTKTAGILYHQGEIVERYRSTTDITSSETVIQGIVSACSRLLESARSRGITVDSIGLGIAGFIDFERGVVTEAPNHPLHETPVKDILQEAFDLPVVVDNDANVAALAEARLGAGRGSRYLVHLTLGTGIGGGIVIDGEVYRGAQGAAAELGHMIIDENGPICNCGARGCLEALASGVAIYKRVEELSWTKKRSPMLDEFRADPLSFRAEAVGRHASEGDELALSILRDAGKHLGVGITSIINIFNPDTVTLSGGLLGCFGYMEEEMRLTVDGMAIPISRKHARILTSTLGDDGGTLGAALLALSLTG encoded by the coding sequence TTGGCGGTTTTGGGCGTGGACCTCGGCGGGACCAAGACGGCGGGCATCCTGTACCACCAGGGCGAGATAGTGGAAAGGTACCGGAGCACCACGGACATCACCTCCTCGGAGACGGTTATCCAAGGCATCGTATCCGCCTGTTCCCGACTTCTCGAATCGGCCCGCTCCCGAGGAATCACGGTGGATTCCATCGGCCTGGGGATCGCGGGCTTCATCGATTTCGAACGCGGCGTGGTCACCGAGGCCCCCAACCACCCCCTCCATGAAACGCCGGTAAAGGATATCCTCCAGGAAGCCTTCGACCTCCCGGTGGTGGTGGACAACGACGCCAACGTCGCCGCCCTTGCTGAGGCCAGGCTGGGGGCCGGCAGGGGCTCGCGCTACCTGGTGCATCTCACCCTGGGGACGGGCATCGGCGGGGGCATCGTGATAGACGGAGAGGTCTACCGGGGGGCGCAGGGCGCTGCCGCTGAGTTGGGGCACATGATCATCGACGAGAACGGCCCCATCTGCAACTGCGGCGCCCGCGGCTGCCTGGAGGCCCTGGCCTCCGGGGTGGCCATCTACAAGCGGGTGGAGGAGCTTTCCTGGACCAAGAAGAGGTCGCCCATGCTGGACGAGTTCCGCGCCGACCCCCTTTCCTTCCGCGCCGAAGCCGTGGGGCGCCATGCCTCGGAGGGAGACGAGCTGGCCCTCTCCATCCTGAGGGACGCCGGGAAGCACCTGGGGGTGGGCATTACTTCCATCATCAACATCTTCAATCCCGATACGGTCACCCTGAGCGGCGGCCTCCTGGGTTGCTTCGGGTACATGGAGGAAGAGATGCGCCTCACCGTTGACGGGATGGCCATACCCATAAGCCGAAAGCACGCGAGAATCCTCACCAGCACCCTGGGGGATGACGGCGGAACCCTGGGCGCCGCCCTCCTGGCCCTCTCCCTCACAGGTTGA
- a CDS encoding FAD-dependent oxidoreductase has translation MAKVRKPDLVVIGAGPAGLGAALAAREAGLRDVMLIERDVELGGILPQCIHDGFGSIVFGETLTGPQYAQRFIDRVEKADMDIKLNTMVLDLRPDRSLTAVNSRDGILEIKPRAVVLAMGCRERTRHQVLIPGYRPAGVICAGAAQRDINIEGLMPGRRVVILGSGDIGLIMARRFTLEGAEVEGVYEIMDHPGGLTRNLVQCLHDYDIPLHLSHTVTFIHGRKRVEAVTVSRVDGNLKPMPGTERLVPCDTLVLSVGLIPENELSRRAGVVLDPATGGPVVDERMETSVEGIFACGNVMNVFDLVDYVTHTAEVAGRAAAEYVLRGVARKPEALRVRPGRNVRFVVPQLLRGYGGEVSFYFRVSRPERAVRARLVTGGIPLAAKRARMVRPPEMVRLRADPERLVEALSRGDLTVEVVPEDEGPERQG, from the coding sequence ATGGCTAAGGTCAGGAAGCCGGACCTGGTGGTCATAGGGGCTGGGCCGGCGGGCCTGGGAGCAGCCCTGGCCGCGCGGGAAGCCGGCCTCCGGGACGTGATGCTCATCGAGCGCGACGTGGAGCTGGGGGGCATCCTCCCCCAGTGCATCCACGACGGCTTCGGGTCCATCGTCTTCGGCGAGACCCTCACCGGCCCCCAGTACGCGCAGCGTTTCATTGACCGGGTGGAGAAGGCGGACATGGACATCAAACTGAACACCATGGTCCTGGACCTGCGCCCGGACCGCAGCCTGACGGCCGTAAATTCCCGGGACGGGATCCTGGAAATAAAACCCAGGGCGGTGGTCCTGGCCATGGGCTGCCGGGAGAGGACGCGCCACCAGGTACTCATCCCCGGCTACCGTCCCGCGGGGGTGATCTGCGCCGGGGCCGCCCAGAGGGACATCAACATCGAGGGCCTCATGCCAGGCCGCCGGGTGGTCATCCTAGGTTCCGGGGATATCGGGCTGATCATGGCCCGGCGCTTCACCCTGGAGGGAGCGGAGGTGGAAGGCGTGTACGAGATCATGGACCACCCCGGCGGCCTGACCCGCAACCTGGTGCAGTGCCTGCACGATTACGACATACCCCTCCACCTTTCCCACACCGTGACTTTCATCCACGGCAGGAAGAGGGTGGAGGCGGTGACCGTCTCCCGGGTGGACGGGAACCTGAAGCCCATGCCGGGGACGGAGAGGCTGGTGCCCTGCGACACCCTAGTTCTTTCCGTGGGGCTCATCCCCGAGAACGAACTCTCCAGGAGGGCGGGGGTGGTGCTCGACCCGGCCACCGGCGGGCCGGTGGTGGACGAGCGCATGGAGACCTCAGTGGAGGGCATTTTCGCCTGCGGGAACGTGATGAACGTCTTCGACCTGGTGGACTACGTTACCCACACCGCGGAGGTGGCCGGGCGCGCGGCGGCGGAGTACGTCCTGAGGGGCGTCGCGCGAAAGCCCGAGGCCCTTCGCGTGCGACCGGGAAGGAACGTGAGGTTCGTGGTGCCCCAGCTCCTGCGGGGGTACGGCGGGGAGGTCTCCTTCTACTTCCGGGTAAGCCGGCCGGAACGGGCGGTGCGGGCCCGGCTGGTAACGGGCGGCATTCCCCTGGCAGCCAAAAGGGCCAGGATGGTTCGTCCACCCGAGATGGTAAGACTGAGGGCGGACCCGGAGAGGCTGGTCGAGGCCCTCTCGAGGGGAGACCTGACGGTGGAAGTGGTGCCGGAGGACGAGGGGCCGGAGCGTCAAGGATGA
- a CDS encoding permease translates to MSVTAMVIDSLVAICLVVSLLKDRGKTRTALRIAWNAVKRMGPSVLAVIAVIGLIVGFIPARWIASTIGGERGALGLLIAAALGSVLFIPALIAFPLARSLLDMGAGVMSMAAFITTLTMIGFVFLPLEIRELDRRFALLRNGLSLLVALAIAVLMGLIL, encoded by the coding sequence ATGTCCGTCACGGCCATGGTCATAGATTCCCTGGTGGCGATCTGCCTCGTGGTCTCCCTGCTCAAAGACAGGGGAAAGACCAGGACGGCCTTGCGCATCGCCTGGAACGCGGTCAAGCGCATGGGCCCGAGCGTCCTGGCCGTCATCGCCGTGATAGGCCTGATCGTGGGCTTCATCCCTGCCCGATGGATAGCCTCCACCATCGGAGGCGAGAGGGGGGCCCTGGGGCTGCTCATCGCCGCCGCCCTGGGCTCGGTGCTCTTCATCCCCGCCCTCATCGCTTTCCCGCTGGCCAGGTCCCTCCTGGACATGGGCGCGGGGGTGATGTCCATGGCCGCCTTCATCACCACCCTGACCATGATCGGGTTCGTCTTCCTTCCCCTGGAGATAAGGGAACTCGACAGGCGCTTCGCCCTCCTGCGCAACGGATTGAGCCTCCTGGTGGCCCTGGCCATAGCCGTCCTGATGGGACTCATCCTATGA